In Salinigranum marinum, one DNA window encodes the following:
- a CDS encoding ester cyclase has product MSETNAEELVRRWFDELFNDADLPVADEILASGVRYHGPESLTPTDVTSPADVKDYVGVYRRAFPDLRYAVDDVFGSDGRITARWTATGTHRSELFGIEPTGEVFVVEGINVFSVVDGEIDEIWSEWDTLRMVEELDVIPELSADVEQVG; this is encoded by the coding sequence ATGTCTGAGACGAACGCCGAGGAACTCGTCCGCCGGTGGTTCGACGAACTGTTCAACGACGCGGACCTCCCGGTCGCCGACGAGATCCTCGCGTCGGGCGTCCGGTACCACGGTCCCGAGAGCCTGACGCCGACCGACGTGACCTCGCCCGCGGACGTCAAAGACTACGTCGGGGTGTACCGCCGGGCGTTTCCGGACCTCCGGTACGCGGTCGACGACGTGTTCGGCTCCGACGGACGGATCACCGCGCGGTGGACCGCGACGGGTACCCACCGGAGCGAACTGTTCGGTATCGAGCCAACCGGGGAAGTGTTCGTCGTCGAGGGGATCAACGTGTTCAGCGTCGTCGACGGCGAGATCGACGAGATCTGGTCCGAGTGGGACACGCTCCGGATGGTAGAGGAACTGGATGTGATCCCGGAACTGAGCGCCGATGTCGAGCAGGTCGGGTGA
- a CDS encoding ATP-dependent DNA helicase — protein sequence MARIAEALESEQNVLLEGAPGTGKTLSALVPALEHARAEDKTVVITTNVHQQMRQFVADARAITREEPIRAVVFKGKASMCHIDVDYRECQTLRDTTRDLVDKRAEVAELKTREQALLDELREGADGAADARQAVLDELETLESELESFERGNVCDHYRANLTRDTGEFFSWLFDDVRTPQDVYDYADREGLCGYELLKEGMEGVDLVVCNYHHLLDPLIREQFFRWLGRDPGEVITVFDEAHNVESAARDHATRTLTENTLASALSELEEVDDSRAAAAENVLGAFHDALRSAYDEALGFGEREQVDENWYDLSISNPDRRDGLTLRFLDAYQGRGISTEIDLARQLGETLDEEYEEAYKRGETTSRRECQTLSAAAFVSAWMDEGGDLGQHPMLSVRRDGGSGEVYGRAELYTCIPRAVTADLFEEVSATVLMSATLRPFDVTRDVLGLDDPETMAYGLAYPETNRRTLAVDVPPLFSAERSDPETQRVVADTLDDLLRFTPGNALVFFPSYAEAERYYERLRGSDTELLLDGSDVDTEELRQRLVAGDDGALFTSLWGTLGEGVSFDGDDARTVAVVGVPYPHLSERMEAVQDAYDRAYPGTDAGWRYGVEIPTIRKTRQALGRVIRSPDDFGVRLLLDRRYTRESRDMGRYGVRGSFPTEERTEFVDVAPEKAKFAMLNFFTDHDAYDGDPPRP from the coding sequence ATGGCGCGGATCGCCGAGGCGCTCGAATCGGAACAGAACGTCCTCTTGGAGGGCGCACCGGGGACAGGCAAGACACTCTCGGCGCTCGTCCCGGCGCTCGAACACGCCCGCGCCGAGGACAAGACGGTCGTCATCACGACCAACGTCCACCAGCAGATGCGACAGTTCGTCGCGGACGCCCGCGCGATCACCCGCGAGGAGCCGATCCGCGCCGTCGTGTTCAAGGGGAAGGCGTCGATGTGTCACATCGACGTCGACTACCGCGAGTGCCAGACCCTCCGCGACACGACGCGCGACCTCGTCGACAAGCGAGCGGAGGTCGCGGAGTTGAAGACGCGTGAGCAGGCGCTGTTGGACGAACTGCGCGAGGGAGCCGACGGAGCCGCCGACGCCCGCCAGGCGGTGCTGGACGAGCTCGAGACGCTCGAATCCGAACTCGAATCGTTCGAGCGCGGAAACGTCTGCGACCACTACCGCGCGAACCTGACGCGCGACACCGGTGAGTTCTTCTCGTGGCTGTTCGACGACGTGCGCACGCCACAGGACGTCTACGACTACGCCGACCGCGAGGGGCTCTGTGGCTACGAACTGCTGAAGGAAGGGATGGAGGGCGTCGACCTCGTCGTCTGCAACTACCACCACCTGCTGGACCCCCTGATCCGAGAACAGTTCTTCCGGTGGCTCGGCCGCGATCCCGGCGAGGTCATCACTGTCTTCGACGAGGCGCACAACGTCGAGTCGGCGGCGCGCGACCACGCGACGCGGACGCTGACCGAGAACACGCTCGCGTCTGCACTCTCCGAGTTGGAGGAGGTCGACGACTCGCGGGCGGCGGCCGCCGAAAACGTGCTCGGTGCGTTTCACGACGCGCTCCGTTCGGCGTACGACGAGGCGCTGGGGTTCGGCGAGCGCGAGCAGGTCGACGAGAACTGGTACGACCTCTCCATCTCGAACCCCGACCGCCGGGACGGCCTCACGCTCCGCTTTCTCGACGCCTACCAGGGACGGGGTATCTCGACCGAGATCGACCTCGCCCGCCAGTTGGGGGAGACGCTGGACGAGGAGTACGAGGAGGCGTACAAGCGGGGTGAGACGACCTCGCGTCGGGAGTGCCAGACGCTGAGCGCGGCGGCGTTCGTCTCGGCGTGGATGGACGAGGGCGGCGACCTCGGTCAGCACCCGATGCTCTCGGTCCGGCGCGACGGCGGGAGCGGCGAGGTGTACGGCCGCGCGGAGCTGTACACCTGTATCCCGCGGGCGGTCACGGCGGACCTGTTCGAGGAGGTATCGGCGACCGTCCTGATGAGCGCGACGCTCCGCCCGTTCGACGTGACACGCGACGTCCTCGGACTCGACGACCCCGAGACGATGGCGTACGGCCTGGCGTATCCCGAGACCAACCGCCGGACGCTCGCCGTCGACGTACCGCCGCTGTTCAGCGCCGAGCGGAGCGACCCTGAGACCCAGCGGGTCGTGGCCGACACGCTCGACGACCTGCTCCGGTTCACTCCCGGGAACGCGCTCGTGTTCTTCCCCTCGTACGCCGAGGCAGAGCGCTACTACGAGCGCCTTCGAGGAAGCGACACGGAGCTGCTGCTCGACGGGTCGGACGTCGACACGGAGGAACTCCGACAGCGGCTCGTCGCGGGCGACGATGGCGCGCTCTTCACCTCGCTGTGGGGGACGCTGGGCGAAGGGGTGAGCTTCGACGGCGACGACGCCCGGACGGTCGCGGTCGTCGGCGTCCCGTACCCCCATCTGTCGGAGCGGATGGAGGCCGTCCAGGACGCGTACGACCGCGCGTACCCCGGGACGGACGCGGGCTGGCGCTACGGCGTCGAGATCCCCACGATCCGGAAGACCCGACAGGCGCTCGGGCGCGTCATCCGCTCGCCCGACGACTTCGGCGTGCGGCTCCTGCTCGACCGTCGCTACACGCGCGAGAGCCGCGACATGGGTCGGTACGGCGTCCGCGGCTCGTTCCCGACCGAGGAGCGGACGGAGTTCGTCGACGTCGCGCCCGAGAAGGCGAAGTTCGCGATGCTGAACTTCTTCACCGATCACGACGCTTACGACGGCGACCCGCCGCGCCCGTGA